Genomic window (Bosea vaviloviae):
TCTGGCCCTTGGCGCCGCCGGCGGCGAACTGCAGGCCCTCGACGGCAAAGCCCGATTTCGCCGGCGCGTCCTCGCCGAAGGCGATCCGCGCGATCTTCATGTCGACGGTCTCGGATTTGGCACTGGGCGTCGCCGGCGTGACGACGGTCATCGCCATGTCGCGCGCCTCGCCGCTGCCATAGGAGAAATTGTCGTAGAGCGAGAGCAGGGACAGGCCCATGCGCCGGTCTTCCTCGCTCTTCAGCGATGGCGGCTTGGCGCCGGGTTCCTTGGCGGCTTTTGCCTGAGCCTCCGACATGGCCATGAGCCGCGTGAACACTTCGCCGAGCGGCTCGTCGCCGACCCTGGCGGCAAAACCGCGCCCCGTCGTCTTGCCGAGCGACATCTTGCCGGCAGCGCCCATGTCGAGCGTGTAGCCATCCTGCTCGAAGCGGCCGAATACCGGCAGCATCGCTTCAGTGACGCCCGGTTGCGCCTTCTCGGTCAGCACGCGCGCCATGTGCTTCAGGTCGAGCGCCTCGAAGCTGGTGCGGAGCAACTGGCCGCTGATGGAGGTCGGGCCGGCGCTTGCGCCACCAGCGATGGCCTTGGCCGCGTCGCCGAGCGCGCCGCCCGCGGACGGCGGCTTCGCGGGGCTTCCGCTGGCGGGAAGCGTTGCCGTAATCGTGCCGCTCGCTGCGGTGCCGCGACCGATCTTGCCGTCCTTCACATCGGAAAAGCGGACATCGCGATAGCGCGTGACCTGCTTTTGAGCGCCGACCGCCTGCTCGATGGTCAGCTCCGGGGCACTGATCTCGGCAGCGTTGAGCTTGCTCATCCGGGAGACGGCGCTTTCGCCTGTGCTGCCGTTGAACAGGGAGACGAAGGCCTCGCGCTCCAGCGCCGAGCCCTTCACGTCGATCTTGGGCACCGCGATCACCACGGCGCCGAAATCGAGCTTCAGCCCGTCGATCTGGAAATCGGCGGCCCGGGCCGGTTGCTGCGCGAGCGCGATGAGGATGGTGGCAAGAGCCGCGCTGCGGTAGCTCGTCAGCCGTTGGAGGGGCAAAGCGATCATGAAACTCTCCCGTTTGGGTGCGCGACCCTGCCGCAACGCCGCCAGGAAGGGAAGCGGGGCGACAGGCTGTGTGAGAGGAAATACTTGACCAATTCCGAGCTGTCGCCGGTATCTGTCGGAAATTCGCCATCTCCCGGGTCGAGAGAGGGCGTCGTTTGCCGCAGCCGGGGAGCACTAAGCCATGCGGGCCGCCTTGTCTTTCATTACTGCCTGCCTTGCCTGGGTCGCCCTGGCGACAGGGCCGTCTCCCGCCTTGGCGCAAGCCGCGGCTCCCGCAGCCGGACTCGAGCAGCTCGTCATCGTCAGCGGCGGCACGCGCCACGTTTTCCAGGTCGAGGTCATGCGCACGCCCGACCAGCGCGCCAAGGGGCTGATGTACCGCAACTACATGCCCGAGGATCGCGGCATGCTTTTCGATTTCGCCCGCACCGAGCCGGTCGCGATGTGGATGCAGAACACCTATATTCCGCTCGACATGCTTTTCATCCGCGC
Coding sequences:
- a CDS encoding DUF192 domain-containing protein; this translates as MRAALSFITACLAWVALATGPSPALAQAAAPAAGLEQLVIVSGGTRHVFQVEVMRTPDQRAKGLMYRNYMPEDRGMLFDFARTEPVAMWMQNTYIPLDMLFIRANGTISRIAERTEPMSTRTIPSGEPVLSVLEINGGVAEKLGIKPGDKVEHVLFKR